The Nitrospirota bacterium nucleotide sequence GATAAGCGGGGTGACAGACTGCTACCAGCCGATCGAACGCAAGCTGCGGCTCACGCGGCGCTGCCTGGAGGTCCTCGCCGACTTCCGCAATCCGGTTGCGATCGTGACCAAGAACGCTCTGGTCACGCGCGATTCGGATCTGCTGGGCGAGCTGGCGCGCCATCGGGCCGCCGCAGTCGTGGTGTCGATGACGACGCTGGACCCTGATCTCTGCGGCGACCTGGAACCCCGCACGTCGCGCCCTGCCAAGCGGCTGGCCGCGGTCACCGCGCTGGCCAAGGCGAGTGTTCCGGTCGGCGTCAACGTAGCGCCGGTGATTCCGGGCCTGAACGACTCGGAGATCCCCCGCATCGTGCAAGCCGCGGCTGACGCGGGCGCAACCTTTGCGGGCCTCGTGCCTTTGCGCCTGCCCTACGCCGTGGCGCCATTGTTCGAAGCGTGGCTGGAACAGCACCGGCCCGGGATGAAGGTGAAGGTCTTACACCGCATCCGCGAGCTACGCGGCGGGAAACTCAACGACCCGAACTTCGGTTCGCGCATGGACGGCCAAGGCCCGTACGCGGACCAGATCCACGCCCTGTTCGCCATGTCCTGCAAACGCGCGGGACTCAGCGGATGGCCCGAATTGTCCACCGCCGCCTTCAGACGGCCAACCGCTCAGCCGTCGTTGTTCGAGTCCTAAGCGCCTAACCCTCAGGCGGCGCGTGAGGCCCTCTGAGGTGTACCGGCTCCACCCGCCGCCGGACCCGAATGTTCAGCATTTCAACCAAAACCGAAAACGCCATCGCGAAGTAGATGTAGCCCTTGGGGATGTGCATGTCCAGCCCGTCGCCGATCAGCGCCACGCCGATCAGGAGCAGAAAACTCAGCGCCAGCATCTTGATCGTCGGGTGTCGGTCGATAAACGCACTGACGGCGCCGGCGAATACCATCATGAAGATCACGGCGATGATCACGGCGGCGACCATGATCGCCAACTGATTGGCCATGCCGATCGCGGTAATGATGGAATCCAAAGAAAACACGATGTCCAGCAGAGCGATCTGGATGATCACGCTCGCGAACGTGGTGGCCGTGCGGCCGACGGGTGACTCCTCTTCCCCTTCGAGTTTGTCGTGGATCTCCATGGTACTCTTCGCTAAGAGGAACAACCCGCCGAGAATCAGGATCAAATCTCGTCCCGAGATGTCCTGGTTGAACACCGCGATCGTGAACAGAGGGGCGGTCAGCCGCATCATCCAGACGAGCGACGCCAGCAACGCCAGCCGCGTGCCCATCGCCATGGCGAGGCCGATGGTGCGCGCCCGCGCCCGTTGGGCCTCCGGCAGCTTGCCCGCCAGGATCGAGATGAAGATGATGTTGTCGATCCCCAGGACGATCTCGAGCGCGGTGAGCGTGATCAGCGCCAGCCAGGCGTTGGGGTCGGCGATCAAGTCCATCAATGTTCAGTCAACATCTGACGAATCAATCTCGATCCACGTCCACGCGGGATTGGTGGTTCCGGAGTGGAGATTCCGCACGCCGTCAGCCTGCTCAGCAGCGGGCCGGATGCCCCCTTCGGGGACTTCCGGCATCTCCCTTCTTGAAGGTGGGTCGCAAGGCGCCGCGAGACCCGGACCTGTAGGGGCGTATTGCGATACGCCCCTACCAACCCGTGAGGACCGGAAGCGCAGCGGCAACGCCGCAGACGGCCCCTCCTGAGCAGGCTCCATCAGCGGAGGCCGAGCACGTCCTGCATGTCGTAGAGTCCGGGCGGCTTGCCCGCGAGCCACTGCGCGGCGCGCAGGGCGCCGCGTGCGAACGTGTCGCGGCTGGACGCGCGGTGCGTGATCTCCAAACGCTCGCCGAGCCCGCCGAACAGCACGGTGTGGTCACCGACGATATCGCCCGCGCGGATGGTTTGGATGCCGATCTCAGTGGGCGTACGCGGACCGATCTCGCCTTGGCGCGCGTAAACGCCCACCTCTTCGAGGCGCCGCTTGGTGACGTCGGCCAGGATCTGGCCCAATCGCAGCGCGGTGCCGCTCGGCGCGTCTTTCTTCAAACGGTGGTGGGCTTCGATGATCTCCAGATCGTAGCCCCCGCCCAGCGCGAGCGCCACGTCCGCCACGATCTTGAACATGACGTTCATGCCAAGGCTCATGTTCGGCGCGAACACGATCGGAATCTTGCCCGCCGCCTCTCGAATCGTCCCCACGGTTTCGGGGGGCAAA carries:
- a CDS encoding PA0069 family radical SAM protein, translating into MNPQDVAPGGIRGRGAAENPKNRFETVERVPEPIDADNAEQPLPLTQFLPDASKSIISTNASPDVGFDASINPYRGCEHGCAYCYARPTHEYLGFSAGLDFETKIMVKHDAPDLLRRELSKRSWSPRLIAISGVTDCYQPIERKLRLTRRCLEVLADFRNPVAIVTKNALVTRDSDLLGELARHRAAAVVVSMTTLDPDLCGDLEPRTSRPAKRLAAVTALAKASVPVGVNVAPVIPGLNDSEIPRIVQAAADAGATFAGLVPLRLPYAVAPLFEAWLEQHRPGMKVKVLHRIRELRGGKLNDPNFGSRMDGQGPYADQIHALFAMSCKRAGLSGWPELSTAAFRRPTAQPSLFES
- a CDS encoding TerC family protein, with protein sequence MDLIADPNAWLALITLTALEIVLGIDNIIFISILAGKLPEAQRARARTIGLAMAMGTRLALLASLVWMMRLTAPLFTIAVFNQDISGRDLILILGGLFLLAKSTMEIHDKLEGEEESPVGRTATTFASVIIQIALLDIVFSLDSIITAIGMANQLAIMVAAVIIAVIFMMVFAGAVSAFIDRHPTIKMLALSFLLLIGVALIGDGLDMHIPKGYIYFAMAFSVLVEMLNIRVRRRVEPVHLRGPHAPPEG
- the dapB gene encoding 4-hydroxy-tetrahydrodipicolinate reductase; the encoded protein is MSKSAAKPVRLVIMGAGGKMGLRLIALATETPGLEVAAAVERAGNASLGKDAGEAAGVGALGVAIRDNPDEALSAGDVVIDFSAPGSTLALIPRAVDRQRPLVIGTTGLPPETVGTIREAAGKIPIVFAPNMSLGMNVMFKIVADVALALGGGYDLEIIEAHHRLKKDAPSGTALRLGQILADVTKRRLEEVGVYARQGEIGPRTPTEIGIQTIRAGDIVGDHTVLFGGLGERLEITHRASSRDTFARGALRAAQWLAGKPPGLYDMQDVLGLR